A region from the Actinoplanes sp. OR16 genome encodes:
- a CDS encoding GNAT family N-acetyltransferase, protein MLRPARDSDRDLVLGWRNHPSVRAVSLTTHEIQPAEHAAWWAARSGTVLIYEEEDGVPAGVVIFNGDTWSFYLDVEGLGPKLLPAWMRLEKEAVEYAFGTLGLTTLGGETLADNKQVLALHRRFGFRETRRYERIVDGVPKTVVWTERAK, encoded by the coding sequence GTGCTTCGTCCCGCCCGTGACTCCGACCGTGATCTCGTACTGGGCTGGCGCAACCACCCATCGGTGCGAGCGGTCAGCCTCACCACCCACGAGATCCAGCCCGCCGAACACGCCGCCTGGTGGGCGGCCCGTAGCGGCACCGTCCTGATCTATGAGGAGGAGGACGGCGTACCGGCCGGGGTGGTGATCTTCAACGGCGACACCTGGTCGTTCTATCTCGACGTGGAAGGCCTCGGCCCCAAGCTGCTCCCCGCTTGGATGCGTCTCGAGAAGGAGGCCGTCGAGTACGCGTTCGGCACGCTGGGCCTCACCACCCTGGGTGGCGAGACGCTCGCCGACAACAAGCAGGTGCTCGCGCTCCACCGGCGCTTCGGGTTCCGGGAGACGCGCAGATATGAACGGATCGTCGACGGGGTCCCCAAGACGGTCGTCTGGACAGAGAGAGCG
- a CDS encoding glycosyltransferase — translation MDVLLTVVVPVYAVEGYLYQCLESIRAGLTAEENAQVEVIAVDDASPDSCGAMLDGYAARHGDLRVVHLSANVGLGLARNAGLAEARGKYVWFVDSDDWLPSGAVRSVLDRLRQTEPDVLLIDHLRVHENGRLQADASSPLLRGPATLDRLLGVQHTAWNRIMRLDFLAKHDLRFPAGWYEDVPFSNPVLLAAERVEVLDRVCYHYRVGRFGAITATRSERHFEAFEQWDRLYAWLDGAGVDPALRIRLFTLMISHLLVVAGNDSRVHPSRRRQFFRRIADLYRRHRPEGYQPPAGASGIKHRLVAVNSYAMYSALRTGYRMAGLRRRSTERTPVVSPDLPSAPQPVRTTSLR, via the coding sequence ATGGACGTTCTACTGACCGTCGTAGTGCCGGTCTACGCGGTCGAGGGCTACCTGTACCAGTGCCTCGAGTCGATTCGTGCCGGGCTCACCGCCGAGGAGAACGCGCAGGTCGAGGTCATCGCGGTCGATGACGCCTCGCCGGATTCGTGCGGGGCCATGCTGGACGGGTACGCCGCACGTCACGGCGATCTGCGGGTGGTTCACCTGAGCGCCAACGTCGGCCTCGGCCTCGCCCGCAACGCCGGCCTCGCCGAGGCGCGCGGGAAGTACGTCTGGTTCGTGGACAGCGACGACTGGCTGCCCTCCGGCGCGGTGCGGTCGGTGCTGGACAGGCTCCGCCAGACCGAGCCGGACGTGCTGCTCATCGACCACCTGAGGGTCCACGAGAACGGCCGGCTCCAGGCCGACGCGAGCTCGCCACTGCTACGCGGCCCGGCCACCCTGGACCGGCTGCTCGGCGTGCAGCACACCGCGTGGAACCGGATCATGCGGCTGGACTTCCTGGCGAAGCACGACCTGCGATTCCCCGCCGGGTGGTACGAGGACGTCCCGTTCAGCAACCCGGTGCTGCTCGCCGCCGAACGCGTCGAGGTGCTGGACCGGGTCTGCTACCACTACCGGGTCGGCCGGTTCGGCGCGATCACCGCGACCCGCAGCGAGCGCCACTTCGAAGCCTTCGAGCAGTGGGACCGGCTGTACGCCTGGCTGGACGGCGCGGGAGTCGACCCGGCGCTGCGAATCCGGCTGTTCACCTTGATGATCAGTCACCTGCTGGTGGTCGCCGGCAACGACTCCCGGGTGCACCCGAGCCGCCGCCGCCAGTTCTTCCGCCGGATCGCCGACCTGTACCGGCGGCACCGCCCGGAGGGTTACCAGCCCCCGGCCGGCGCCTCCGGGATCAAGCACCGGCTGGTCGCCGTGAACAGCTACGCGATGTACTCCGCGCTGCGCACGGGTTATCGGATGGCGGGTCTGCGGCGCCGATCCACCGAACGGACACCTGTGGTTTCCCCGGACCTCCCCTCAGCGCCACAGCCCGTCCGAACCACATCCCTACGTTGA
- a CDS encoding bifunctional diguanylate cyclase/phosphodiesterase: MLATEQLTEFLTVVADRPDEAAAQHAAVECAVRALGADLAVLMVDGGVAAVVGLDPDAVPAYAVSEAAAGRRCSLEIGGDSYVVAYAPIGGASPGALVLGRRAAAAFTVEEICLLRGMAQVLELSLQALQLVEAERRQAAENGRLIDSLQRRQRLFDELSTVQRAIARREPLPRLLAMITESAAELMDVEMAGLTVLDADDPSRTSLIAAHGVPDEAVVRMQRVPVASLGAAGLAIMGNELVAVDDYANSPIAVPEIVRAHLKSVMALPVHENGVVVGAMFVGSYTRIREWDKASQEVLKAFAEHVSLAITDARTLREMNAAYHDALTGMASRSLFMTRTENALVTARTGGAAALLIDLDRFKVINDSLGPNAGDRLLAAVADRIRECLRTDDTAARLGGDEFAVLLPDVAGVEAAVPVARRIIAAMRDPFDLDGRETFVTCSIGVAFGEGGSEDAQELLVRADLAMFEAKKQGKDQFAVFDPAMRESFQKHLEMEADLRRAVLRHEFQVRFQPIVRLATGEISGLEALVRWQHPERGMIPPLDFIPLAEETGMIVPIGEWVLREACRQAAGWNAQRGDQTPLTVSVNLSAVQLDRADLPDVVSSALEESGLPPHCLVIELTESLIVDHRPETLNRLHAMKALGIRLAIDDFGTGYSSLAYLRRFPVDIIKIDKSFVDDVGDEPAAAALTHGIIQLGQALRLSTIAEGIEDAGQLSELAGGNCELGQGYYFAEPLTSEAMSDLLFRSPSGP; encoded by the coding sequence GTGCTAGCGACAGAGCAACTGACGGAGTTCCTCACCGTCGTCGCCGACCGGCCGGACGAAGCCGCGGCGCAGCACGCCGCCGTGGAGTGCGCGGTCCGCGCGCTCGGTGCCGACCTCGCGGTGCTGATGGTCGACGGTGGCGTGGCAGCGGTCGTCGGGCTGGACCCCGACGCCGTCCCCGCGTATGCCGTGAGCGAGGCGGCCGCCGGGCGGCGCTGCTCGCTCGAGATCGGTGGCGATTCCTACGTGGTGGCGTACGCCCCGATCGGTGGTGCCTCCCCCGGCGCCCTGGTGCTCGGCCGGCGCGCCGCCGCGGCGTTCACGGTCGAGGAGATCTGCCTGCTCCGCGGCATGGCGCAGGTGCTGGAGCTGAGCCTTCAGGCCCTGCAGCTGGTCGAGGCGGAGCGGCGGCAGGCCGCCGAGAACGGCCGGCTGATCGACTCGCTGCAGCGCCGCCAGCGTCTCTTCGACGAGCTCAGCACGGTGCAGCGGGCCATCGCCCGGCGCGAGCCGCTCCCCCGGCTGCTCGCGATGATCACCGAGTCGGCCGCCGAACTGATGGACGTCGAGATGGCCGGGCTGACCGTGCTCGACGCGGACGACCCGAGCCGGACCAGCCTGATCGCGGCACACGGCGTCCCGGACGAGGCCGTCGTACGGATGCAGCGGGTGCCGGTCGCCTCCCTGGGAGCCGCCGGTCTCGCGATCATGGGGAACGAACTCGTCGCGGTCGACGACTACGCGAACTCGCCCATCGCCGTACCAGAAATCGTCCGTGCCCATCTGAAGAGCGTGATGGCCCTTCCGGTGCACGAGAACGGCGTGGTCGTCGGCGCGATGTTCGTCGGCTCCTACACCCGGATCCGGGAGTGGGACAAGGCGTCCCAGGAGGTGCTCAAGGCGTTCGCCGAGCACGTGAGCCTGGCGATCACCGACGCGCGGACGCTGCGCGAGATGAACGCGGCGTACCACGACGCGCTCACCGGGATGGCCAGCCGCTCACTGTTCATGACGCGTACCGAGAACGCGCTCGTCACCGCCCGTACCGGTGGCGCCGCCGCGCTCCTGATCGACCTGGACCGGTTCAAGGTCATCAACGACTCGCTCGGCCCGAACGCCGGCGACCGCCTGCTGGCCGCCGTCGCCGACCGGATCCGCGAATGCCTGCGCACCGACGACACCGCGGCCCGGCTCGGCGGTGACGAGTTCGCCGTGCTGCTGCCGGACGTCGCCGGCGTGGAGGCGGCCGTTCCGGTGGCCCGGCGGATCATCGCGGCGATGCGGGACCCGTTCGACCTGGACGGCCGGGAGACGTTCGTGACCTGCAGCATCGGGGTCGCCTTCGGCGAGGGCGGCTCCGAGGACGCGCAGGAACTGCTGGTCCGCGCCGACCTGGCGATGTTCGAGGCGAAGAAGCAGGGCAAGGATCAGTTCGCGGTCTTCGACCCGGCCATGCGCGAGTCGTTCCAGAAGCACCTGGAGATGGAGGCCGACCTGCGCCGGGCCGTGCTGCGGCACGAGTTCCAGGTGCGTTTCCAGCCGATCGTGCGGCTGGCGACCGGCGAGATCTCCGGGCTGGAGGCGCTGGTCCGCTGGCAGCACCCGGAACGCGGGATGATCCCGCCACTGGACTTCATCCCGCTCGCCGAGGAGACCGGCATGATCGTGCCGATCGGCGAGTGGGTGCTGCGCGAGGCGTGCCGCCAGGCCGCCGGGTGGAACGCGCAGCGCGGCGACCAGACCCCGCTGACGGTCAGCGTGAACCTCTCCGCGGTGCAGCTGGACCGGGCCGACCTGCCGGACGTGGTGAGCTCGGCGCTCGAAGAGAGCGGCCTGCCGCCGCACTGCCTGGTGATCGAGCTGACCGAGTCGCTGATCGTGGATCACCGCCCGGAGACGCTGAACCGGCTGCACGCGATGAAGGCGCTCGGCATCCGGCTGGCCATCGACGACTTCGGCACCGGGTACTCGTCCCTCGCCTACCTGCGGCGGTTCCCCGTCGACATCATCAAGATCGACAAGTCGTTCGTCGACGACGTCGGCGACGAACCGGCCGCGGCGGCGCTCACCCACGGGATCATCCAGCTCGGACAGGCGCTGCGACTGTCCACCATCGCCGAGGGCATCGAGGACGCCGGGCAGCTGAGCGAACTGGCCGGCGGGAACTGCGAACTCGGCCAGGGCTACTACTTCGCCGAGCCGCTGACGTCCGAGGCGATGAGCGACCTCCTCTTCCGTTCTCCTTCTGGACCGTGA
- a CDS encoding APC family permease: MATPGDEPPYALASGRIGAAAVAFFGLAAAAPVVTLITLVPDAFAAGAGQLLPWSFAGLAVVLLFFCSGYAAMARRSPSAGAAYTQVARGVGRPAGLTAAWLAIAGYQAIQFGLYALAGAAITPLARAVTDVAVPWWAGAVVFWALVALLGTMRIEVAAGVVGLLAVAEAAVLVGLGASNLLQPSGGRITEDSILVADVGAVSRPVLGLLLAAAVLAFAGFESAGVYAEETLRPRRTAGLGAYGAVVLLALLLGGLSWSMIVAAGPERIAGVAGARRGELLYDLAGERLLPWAMTTGRAILVVGVLAGVLALHHAMARQLYAMGREGVLPSVLSSTGRRTRAPRAASVTQTLIAGAALGGAYLAGADPGPATARWMILGGALSILVLWLVTSLAALLHLNRVPGDEGAWGRFAAPVLSTVFLGSLAYLAFSDLPGILGLPAGYPLVRAVPAAIGGCLVLGLAHAAVIRGIWPERYAGIGLCGTAVVITPQSPAPLIPRQRTPGAHRPERIDG; the protein is encoded by the coding sequence GTGGCCACGCCTGGGGACGAACCGCCGTACGCGCTGGCCTCCGGTCGCATCGGCGCGGCAGCCGTCGCCTTCTTCGGGCTGGCCGCCGCTGCCCCGGTGGTCACCCTGATCACTCTCGTCCCGGACGCGTTCGCGGCCGGCGCCGGGCAACTGCTGCCCTGGTCGTTCGCGGGGCTCGCGGTGGTGCTGCTGTTCTTCTGCTCCGGGTACGCGGCGATGGCCCGCCGGTCGCCGAGCGCCGGGGCGGCCTACACCCAGGTGGCCCGCGGCGTCGGCCGTCCCGCCGGTCTGACCGCGGCCTGGCTGGCGATCGCCGGCTACCAGGCGATCCAGTTCGGTCTCTACGCGCTGGCCGGCGCGGCGATCACGCCTCTGGCGCGGGCCGTCACCGACGTGGCCGTCCCGTGGTGGGCCGGCGCCGTCGTGTTCTGGGCCCTCGTCGCGCTACTCGGCACCATGCGGATCGAGGTGGCGGCCGGCGTGGTCGGCCTGCTCGCGGTCGCCGAGGCGGCGGTCCTCGTCGGGCTCGGCGCGAGCAACCTGCTGCAGCCGTCCGGCGGGCGGATCACCGAGGACTCGATACTGGTCGCGGACGTCGGCGCGGTGAGCCGGCCGGTGCTCGGCCTGCTGCTGGCGGCCGCGGTGCTGGCCTTCGCCGGATTCGAGAGCGCCGGCGTCTACGCCGAGGAGACGCTGCGGCCGCGGCGGACGGCGGGGCTCGGGGCGTACGGCGCAGTGGTCCTACTCGCCCTGCTCCTCGGCGGCCTGAGCTGGTCGATGATCGTCGCGGCCGGGCCGGAGCGGATCGCCGGAGTGGCCGGCGCCCGGCGGGGCGAGCTGCTCTACGACCTGGCCGGTGAGCGGCTGCTGCCCTGGGCGATGACGACCGGCCGGGCGATCCTGGTGGTCGGTGTGCTGGCCGGTGTGCTGGCGTTGCACCATGCGATGGCCCGTCAGCTGTACGCGATGGGTCGGGAAGGTGTGCTGCCGTCCGTGCTGTCGTCGACCGGTCGCCGCACCCGTGCGCCGCGCGCCGCCTCGGTGACCCAGACCCTGATCGCGGGGGCCGCGCTCGGCGGCGCCTACCTGGCCGGCGCCGACCCCGGCCCGGCGACCGCGCGCTGGATGATCCTCGGCGGCGCGCTCAGCATCCTGGTGCTGTGGCTGGTCACGTCGCTGGCCGCGCTGCTGCACCTCAATCGCGTGCCGGGTGACGAAGGTGCCTGGGGTCGCTTCGCCGCACCGGTTCTGTCCACTGTGTTCCTGGGCAGCCTGGCCTACCTGGCGTTCTCGGACCTGCCCGGGATCCTCGGGCTGCCGGCCGGATATCCCCTGGTCCGAGCCGTTCCGGCGGCGATCGGCGGCTGCCTCGTCCTGGGTCTCGCGCACGCTGCCGTGATCAGGGGGATCTGGCCGGAGCGCTATGCGGGGATCGGGTTGTGCGGCACGGCGGTGGTGATCACGCCGCAGAGTCCGGCCCCGCTGATCCCGAGGCAGCGCACGCCCGGCGCCCATCGGCCGGAACGGATCGACGGGTAG